The proteins below are encoded in one region of Syngnathus acus chromosome 2, fSynAcu1.2, whole genome shotgun sequence:
- the dzip1 gene encoding zinc finger protein Dzip1 isoform X4: MPFQDGIYYPYSSDTQGNHSSAGIPSLLNSPLSQPSVKVHSALGMAPSSAPPTILPFRFRQRRESVDWRRIHAVDIDQVISQLDVDILQEHISTVTFCSLDGERCQRCQSPVDRALIKILQLAQLTVEWLLHCQECLTLNLQAAEERLASANMQQEQLLAHLKKQEESMMEMTAELKKRNKIIRKQQTLFAPHITNSQKCAFCKKKFLSASFLQSHMQRRHPDESDMQLQSSSEEKSQIQALKLEMNSLKEQIGQQQQILEAKAAENQKLQRHVEESELQMRESEKKSQIESLKLEIKNLKDLIQHQHIIQARPTEDEKQQSKDKDLLKELDHFKAVEMVQIQAIQKLEHQQKQQDKKWEARLVKITTHYESEKNDLQKELKRLQSAMSENQEQSKRQLQEMWRKMQEKEQTIRDQREQIQNTSSNLPAKAHKVSVVGNAPAPEPKPKKVVLEELISVPQLDPIQELSEEEEDLTTIPEKKPVEKKPEPVPEKKARVPVRRNPNKTEIKRHLEQVVLTKLETVGVKPDQKKLKTKELRSILANIHTKQQSLAKKFPDYWHHRADILNTLEQQLALKKKDSNLQSLDKSRHSAQVLQTRPRASSLPSKASQGISEAIAQQAKTPQPAPRVKTTIQPKTSTPSHKTAQKEHTPKTPPFSSFVDSEGEDTDMEDTESPQQWGKPSHVTTNKQEAVQITARKSNLIQAKPAPAGLSSFNSQLSGGVNKTAAVMKIGNDNHDEIYEDDFSDVSELQEIDSRQLQSFKDQNGNVEKTSFGKENKVSELARKIESQVANKVSKKPVGGVSILPEANDEVHEFLSSDLEESSDDAHSSFEDRQGKSKPAYNSGTTVRSHDSPSTSVWDSSTGKDTSIGKAPRSGLTEAGTGSTLKSSLCYLSDICDSEDFNN, encoded by the exons ATG CCATTTCAGGACGGCATATACTACCCTTATAGCAGTGACACCCAGGGGAATCATTCATCGGCAGGGATCCCATCTCTCCTGAATTCCCCACTCAGCCAGCCCTCCGTAAAGGTCCATTCTGCACTAGGCATGGCTCCTTCCAGTGCGCCACCCACCATTCTGCCTTTCAGGTTCCGCCAGCGTAGGGAGAGTGTAGACTGGCGGCGAATCCACGCTGTAGATATTGATCAGGTGATAAGCCAACTAGATGTGGATATCCTACAGGAGCACATAAGCACCGTGACCTTCTGCAGCTTGGATGGAGAGCGGTGTCAGCGCTGTCAGAGCCCTGTGGACCGAGCGCTCATCAAGATTCTCCAGTTGGCCCAACTCACTGTCGAATGGCTCCTCCACTGTCAGGAATGTCTCACGCTCAATCTGCAAGCAGCGGAGGAGAGGCTGGCGAGTGCCAACATGCAACAGGAGCAGTTACTGGCCCACTTGAAGAAGCAGGAGGAAAGCATGATGGAGATGACGGCCGAGCTCAAGAAACGGAATAAGATTATACGCAAACAGCAAACCCTGTTCGCTCCGCATATCACCAACAGTCAAAAG tGCGCGTTTTGTAAAAAGAAGTTCCTCTCTGCTTCATTTCTTCAAAGTCACATGCAGCGGCGCCATCCCGATGAGAGCGACATGC AGTTACAATCAAGCAGTGAGGAGAAATCTCAAATCCAAGCCCTGAAATTGGAGATGAACAGTCTGAAGGAGCAAATTGGTCAACAGCAACAAATATTGGAAGCCAAAGCGGCCGAG AATCAAAAGCTGCAGCGACACGTGGAGGAGAGTGAGTTAC AAATGCGAGAAAGCGAGAAGAAATCTCAGATCGAAAGCCTCAAACTGgagattaaaaatctgaaggATCTTATTCAACACCAACACATCATACAAGCAAGACCAACagag GATGAAAAGCAACAGTCCAAGGACAAAGACCTGCTAAAGGAACTAGATCATTTTAAAGCGGTAGAGATGGTCCAGATACAAGCCATTCAAAAGCTGGAACATCAACAGAAACAGCAG GACAAAAAATGGGAGGCCAGGCTGGTGAAAATCACAACACATTATGAGTCAGAAAAGAACGAC TTGCAGAAAGAGTTGAAAAGATTGCAGTCGGCCATGTCGGAGAACCAGGAGCAGAGCAAGAGGCAGCTGCAGGAGATGTGGAGGAAGATGCAAGAGAAGGAGCAAACCATCCGGGATCAGAGGGAGCAG ATACAAAATACATCTTCAAACTTACCCGCTAAAGCACATAAAGTATCAG TGGTAGGAAATGCACCAGCTCCAGAGCCTAAACCAAAGAAAGTTGTACTTG AGGAGCTCATCTCTGTTCCTCAGCTGGATCCAATACAAGAGCTgtcagaagaggaggaag ACTTGACCACCATCCCTGAGAAGAAGCCAGTGGAGAAAAAGCCTGAACCCGTTCCAGAGAAGAAAGCCAGGGTTCCCGTCAGAAGGAACCCCAATAAGACGGAAATCAAGCGACATCTCGAGCAAGTTGTTTTGACGAAACTGGAGACAGTGGGAGTGAAGCCG GATCAGAAAAAACTGAAGACCAAAGAGCTCAGGTCAATTCTTGCTAATATACACACAAAGCAACAGAGCCTTGCAAAGAAATTTCCCGACTATTGGCACCATCGTGCGGACATACTTAACACTTTGGAGCAGCAGCTGGCCTTAAAGAAGAAGGACAGCAATCTCCAGTCTTTGGACAAATCCAGACACTCTGCTCAGG TGTTGCAGACGCGCCCTCGAGCCAGTAGTCTACCCTCTAAAGCATCGCAGGGCATCTCTGAAGCCATAGCCCAACAAGCCAAGACCCCCCAACCCGCACCAAGAGTCAAGACCACCATCCAACCAAAGACGTCTACACCGAGCCATAAAACTGCTCAGAAAGAACATACTCCCAA AACGCCGCCTTTCAGCTCCTTTGTGGATTCAGAAGGCGAGGATACAGACATGGAGGACACTGAGTCTCCTCAACAATGGGGCAAACCTTCACACGTCACAACAAATAAGCAGGAAGCAGTTCAAATCACTGCAAGAAAATCCAATTTGATCCAGGCGAAGCCAGCTCCAGCTGGTCTTTCATCCTTTAATAGCCAACTTTCTGGTGGTGTGAACAAGACAGCAGCTGTCATGAAGATAGGGAATGACAACCATGATGAGATCTATGAGGATGACTTTTCAgatgtcagtgagctgcaggAGATTGACTCCAGGCAGCTCCAGAGTTTCAAAGACCAGAATGGCAACGTAGAAAAGACATCCTTTGGTAAAG aaaacaaaGTGAGTGAGTTGGCAAGGAAAATTGAGAGTCAGGTTGCAAATAAAGTGTCAAAGAAACCCGTAGGGGGCGTGAGCATCTTGCCAGAGGCCAATGATGAGGTTCACGAGTTCTTG TCTTCAGATCTGGAGGAGAGCAGCGATGACGCCCATTCCTCTTTTGAAGACAGACAAGGAAAATCGAAACCCGCCTACAACTCCGGAACAACGGTGAGGAGTCATGACTCACCTAGCACCAGCGTGTGGGACTCCTCCACAGGAAAAGACACTTCCATAGGAAAGGCTCCAAGATCAG GTTTGACTGAAGCTGGAACGGGGAGCACCTTGAAAAGCAGTCTGTGTTACCTCAGTGACATCTGTGACTCGGAAGATTTTAATAATTAA
- the dzip1 gene encoding zinc finger protein Dzip1 isoform X2 → MVRRARLDQVDSNFLGNATIENEGYLVLRDDNCLALHVEPDVNGVVYCLFQPFQDGIYYPYSSDTQGNHSSAGIPSLLNSPLSQPSVKVHSALGMAPSSAPPTILPFRFRQRRESVDWRRIHAVDIDQVISQLDVDILQEHISTVTFCSLDGERCQRCQSPVDRALIKILQLAQLTVEWLLHCQECLTLNLQAAEERLASANMQQEQLLAHLKKQEESMMEMTAELKKRNKIIRKQQTLFAPHITNSQKCAFCKKKFLSASFLQSHMQRRHPDESDMQLQSSSEEKSQIQALKLEMNSLKEQIGQQQQILEAKAAENQKLQRHVEESELQMRESEKKSQIESLKLEIKNLKDLIQHQHIIQARPTEDEKQQSKDKDLLKELDHFKAVEMVQIQAIQKLEHQQKQQDKKWEARLVKITTHYESEKNDLQKELKRLQSAMSENQEQSKRQLQEMWRKMQEKEQTIRDQREQIQNTSSNLPAKAHKVSVVGNAPAPEPKPKKVVLDLTTIPEKKPVEKKPEPVPEKKARVPVRRNPNKTEIKRHLEQVVLTKLETVGVKPDQKKLKTKELRSILANIHTKQQSLAKKFPDYWHHRADILNTLEQQLALKKKDSNLQSLDKSRHSAQVLQTRPRASSLPSKASQGISEAIAQQAKTPQPAPRVKTTIQPKTSTPSHKTAQKEHTPKTPPFSSFVDSEGEDTDMEDTESPQQWGKPSHVTTNKQEAVQITARKSNLIQAKPAPAGLSSFNSQLSGGVNKTAAVMKIGNDNHDEIYEDDFSDVSELQEIDSRQLQSFKDQNGNVEKTSFGKENKVSELARKIESQVANKVSKKPVGGVSILPEANDEVHEFLSSDLEESSDDAHSSFEDRQGKSKPAYNSGTTVRSHDSPSTSVWDSSTGKDTSIGKAPRSGLTEAGTGSTLKSSLCYLSDICDSEDFNN, encoded by the exons ATGGTAAGGAGAGCTCGACTGGATCAGGTAGATTCGAATTTCCTAGGAAACGCTACAATCGAAAATGAAGGTTACTTGGTGTTGCGTGATGATAATTGTTTAGCTTTGCATGTCGAGCCAGATGTAAATGGCGTGGTTTATTGTCTGTTTCAGCCATTTCAGGACGGCATATACTACCCTTATAGCAGTGACACCCAGGGGAATCATTCATCGGCAGGGATCCCATCTCTCCTGAATTCCCCACTCAGCCAGCCCTCCGTAAAGGTCCATTCTGCACTAGGCATGGCTCCTTCCAGTGCGCCACCCACCATTCTGCCTTTCAGGTTCCGCCAGCGTAGGGAGAGTGTAGACTGGCGGCGAATCCACGCTGTAGATATTGATCAGGTGATAAGCCAACTAGATGTGGATATCCTACAGGAGCACATAAGCACCGTGACCTTCTGCAGCTTGGATGGAGAGCGGTGTCAGCGCTGTCAGAGCCCTGTGGACCGAGCGCTCATCAAGATTCTCCAGTTGGCCCAACTCACTGTCGAATGGCTCCTCCACTGTCAGGAATGTCTCACGCTCAATCTGCAAGCAGCGGAGGAGAGGCTGGCGAGTGCCAACATGCAACAGGAGCAGTTACTGGCCCACTTGAAGAAGCAGGAGGAAAGCATGATGGAGATGACGGCCGAGCTCAAGAAACGGAATAAGATTATACGCAAACAGCAAACCCTGTTCGCTCCGCATATCACCAACAGTCAAAAG tGCGCGTTTTGTAAAAAGAAGTTCCTCTCTGCTTCATTTCTTCAAAGTCACATGCAGCGGCGCCATCCCGATGAGAGCGACATGC AGTTACAATCAAGCAGTGAGGAGAAATCTCAAATCCAAGCCCTGAAATTGGAGATGAACAGTCTGAAGGAGCAAATTGGTCAACAGCAACAAATATTGGAAGCCAAAGCGGCCGAG AATCAAAAGCTGCAGCGACACGTGGAGGAGAGTGAGTTAC AAATGCGAGAAAGCGAGAAGAAATCTCAGATCGAAAGCCTCAAACTGgagattaaaaatctgaaggATCTTATTCAACACCAACACATCATACAAGCAAGACCAACagag GATGAAAAGCAACAGTCCAAGGACAAAGACCTGCTAAAGGAACTAGATCATTTTAAAGCGGTAGAGATGGTCCAGATACAAGCCATTCAAAAGCTGGAACATCAACAGAAACAGCAG GACAAAAAATGGGAGGCCAGGCTGGTGAAAATCACAACACATTATGAGTCAGAAAAGAACGAC TTGCAGAAAGAGTTGAAAAGATTGCAGTCGGCCATGTCGGAGAACCAGGAGCAGAGCAAGAGGCAGCTGCAGGAGATGTGGAGGAAGATGCAAGAGAAGGAGCAAACCATCCGGGATCAGAGGGAGCAG ATACAAAATACATCTTCAAACTTACCCGCTAAAGCACATAAAGTATCAG TGGTAGGAAATGCACCAGCTCCAGAGCCTAAACCAAAGAAAGTTGTACTTG ACTTGACCACCATCCCTGAGAAGAAGCCAGTGGAGAAAAAGCCTGAACCCGTTCCAGAGAAGAAAGCCAGGGTTCCCGTCAGAAGGAACCCCAATAAGACGGAAATCAAGCGACATCTCGAGCAAGTTGTTTTGACGAAACTGGAGACAGTGGGAGTGAAGCCG GATCAGAAAAAACTGAAGACCAAAGAGCTCAGGTCAATTCTTGCTAATATACACACAAAGCAACAGAGCCTTGCAAAGAAATTTCCCGACTATTGGCACCATCGTGCGGACATACTTAACACTTTGGAGCAGCAGCTGGCCTTAAAGAAGAAGGACAGCAATCTCCAGTCTTTGGACAAATCCAGACACTCTGCTCAGG TGTTGCAGACGCGCCCTCGAGCCAGTAGTCTACCCTCTAAAGCATCGCAGGGCATCTCTGAAGCCATAGCCCAACAAGCCAAGACCCCCCAACCCGCACCAAGAGTCAAGACCACCATCCAACCAAAGACGTCTACACCGAGCCATAAAACTGCTCAGAAAGAACATACTCCCAA AACGCCGCCTTTCAGCTCCTTTGTGGATTCAGAAGGCGAGGATACAGACATGGAGGACACTGAGTCTCCTCAACAATGGGGCAAACCTTCACACGTCACAACAAATAAGCAGGAAGCAGTTCAAATCACTGCAAGAAAATCCAATTTGATCCAGGCGAAGCCAGCTCCAGCTGGTCTTTCATCCTTTAATAGCCAACTTTCTGGTGGTGTGAACAAGACAGCAGCTGTCATGAAGATAGGGAATGACAACCATGATGAGATCTATGAGGATGACTTTTCAgatgtcagtgagctgcaggAGATTGACTCCAGGCAGCTCCAGAGTTTCAAAGACCAGAATGGCAACGTAGAAAAGACATCCTTTGGTAAAG aaaacaaaGTGAGTGAGTTGGCAAGGAAAATTGAGAGTCAGGTTGCAAATAAAGTGTCAAAGAAACCCGTAGGGGGCGTGAGCATCTTGCCAGAGGCCAATGATGAGGTTCACGAGTTCTTG TCTTCAGATCTGGAGGAGAGCAGCGATGACGCCCATTCCTCTTTTGAAGACAGACAAGGAAAATCGAAACCCGCCTACAACTCCGGAACAACGGTGAGGAGTCATGACTCACCTAGCACCAGCGTGTGGGACTCCTCCACAGGAAAAGACACTTCCATAGGAAAGGCTCCAAGATCAG GTTTGACTGAAGCTGGAACGGGGAGCACCTTGAAAAGCAGTCTGTGTTACCTCAGTGACATCTGTGACTCGGAAGATTTTAATAATTAA
- the dzip1 gene encoding zinc finger protein Dzip1 isoform X3, giving the protein MVRRARLDQPFQDGIYYPYSSDTQGNHSSAGIPSLLNSPLSQPSVKVHSALGMAPSSAPPTILPFRFRQRRESVDWRRIHAVDIDQVISQLDVDILQEHISTVTFCSLDGERCQRCQSPVDRALIKILQLAQLTVEWLLHCQECLTLNLQAAEERLASANMQQEQLLAHLKKQEESMMEMTAELKKRNKIIRKQQTLFAPHITNSQKCAFCKKKFLSASFLQSHMQRRHPDESDMQLQSSSEEKSQIQALKLEMNSLKEQIGQQQQILEAKAAENQKLQRHVEESELQMRESEKKSQIESLKLEIKNLKDLIQHQHIIQARPTEDEKQQSKDKDLLKELDHFKAVEMVQIQAIQKLEHQQKQQDKKWEARLVKITTHYESEKNDLQKELKRLQSAMSENQEQSKRQLQEMWRKMQEKEQTIRDQREQIQNTSSNLPAKAHKVSVVGNAPAPEPKPKKVVLEELISVPQLDPIQELSEEEEDLTTIPEKKPVEKKPEPVPEKKARVPVRRNPNKTEIKRHLEQVVLTKLETVGVKPDQKKLKTKELRSILANIHTKQQSLAKKFPDYWHHRADILNTLEQQLALKKKDSNLQSLDKSRHSAQVLQTRPRASSLPSKASQGISEAIAQQAKTPQPAPRVKTTIQPKTSTPSHKTAQKEHTPKTPPFSSFVDSEGEDTDMEDTESPQQWGKPSHVTTNKQEAVQITARKSNLIQAKPAPAGLSSFNSQLSGGVNKTAAVMKIGNDNHDEIYEDDFSDVSELQEIDSRQLQSFKDQNGNVEKTSFGKENKVSELARKIESQVANKVSKKPVGGVSILPEANDEVHEFLSSDLEESSDDAHSSFEDRQGKSKPAYNSGTTVRSHDSPSTSVWDSSTGKDTSIGKAPRSGLTEAGTGSTLKSSLCYLSDICDSEDFNN; this is encoded by the exons ATGGTAAGGAGAGCTCGACTGGATCAG CCATTTCAGGACGGCATATACTACCCTTATAGCAGTGACACCCAGGGGAATCATTCATCGGCAGGGATCCCATCTCTCCTGAATTCCCCACTCAGCCAGCCCTCCGTAAAGGTCCATTCTGCACTAGGCATGGCTCCTTCCAGTGCGCCACCCACCATTCTGCCTTTCAGGTTCCGCCAGCGTAGGGAGAGTGTAGACTGGCGGCGAATCCACGCTGTAGATATTGATCAGGTGATAAGCCAACTAGATGTGGATATCCTACAGGAGCACATAAGCACCGTGACCTTCTGCAGCTTGGATGGAGAGCGGTGTCAGCGCTGTCAGAGCCCTGTGGACCGAGCGCTCATCAAGATTCTCCAGTTGGCCCAACTCACTGTCGAATGGCTCCTCCACTGTCAGGAATGTCTCACGCTCAATCTGCAAGCAGCGGAGGAGAGGCTGGCGAGTGCCAACATGCAACAGGAGCAGTTACTGGCCCACTTGAAGAAGCAGGAGGAAAGCATGATGGAGATGACGGCCGAGCTCAAGAAACGGAATAAGATTATACGCAAACAGCAAACCCTGTTCGCTCCGCATATCACCAACAGTCAAAAG tGCGCGTTTTGTAAAAAGAAGTTCCTCTCTGCTTCATTTCTTCAAAGTCACATGCAGCGGCGCCATCCCGATGAGAGCGACATGC AGTTACAATCAAGCAGTGAGGAGAAATCTCAAATCCAAGCCCTGAAATTGGAGATGAACAGTCTGAAGGAGCAAATTGGTCAACAGCAACAAATATTGGAAGCCAAAGCGGCCGAG AATCAAAAGCTGCAGCGACACGTGGAGGAGAGTGAGTTAC AAATGCGAGAAAGCGAGAAGAAATCTCAGATCGAAAGCCTCAAACTGgagattaaaaatctgaaggATCTTATTCAACACCAACACATCATACAAGCAAGACCAACagag GATGAAAAGCAACAGTCCAAGGACAAAGACCTGCTAAAGGAACTAGATCATTTTAAAGCGGTAGAGATGGTCCAGATACAAGCCATTCAAAAGCTGGAACATCAACAGAAACAGCAG GACAAAAAATGGGAGGCCAGGCTGGTGAAAATCACAACACATTATGAGTCAGAAAAGAACGAC TTGCAGAAAGAGTTGAAAAGATTGCAGTCGGCCATGTCGGAGAACCAGGAGCAGAGCAAGAGGCAGCTGCAGGAGATGTGGAGGAAGATGCAAGAGAAGGAGCAAACCATCCGGGATCAGAGGGAGCAG ATACAAAATACATCTTCAAACTTACCCGCTAAAGCACATAAAGTATCAG TGGTAGGAAATGCACCAGCTCCAGAGCCTAAACCAAAGAAAGTTGTACTTG AGGAGCTCATCTCTGTTCCTCAGCTGGATCCAATACAAGAGCTgtcagaagaggaggaag ACTTGACCACCATCCCTGAGAAGAAGCCAGTGGAGAAAAAGCCTGAACCCGTTCCAGAGAAGAAAGCCAGGGTTCCCGTCAGAAGGAACCCCAATAAGACGGAAATCAAGCGACATCTCGAGCAAGTTGTTTTGACGAAACTGGAGACAGTGGGAGTGAAGCCG GATCAGAAAAAACTGAAGACCAAAGAGCTCAGGTCAATTCTTGCTAATATACACACAAAGCAACAGAGCCTTGCAAAGAAATTTCCCGACTATTGGCACCATCGTGCGGACATACTTAACACTTTGGAGCAGCAGCTGGCCTTAAAGAAGAAGGACAGCAATCTCCAGTCTTTGGACAAATCCAGACACTCTGCTCAGG TGTTGCAGACGCGCCCTCGAGCCAGTAGTCTACCCTCTAAAGCATCGCAGGGCATCTCTGAAGCCATAGCCCAACAAGCCAAGACCCCCCAACCCGCACCAAGAGTCAAGACCACCATCCAACCAAAGACGTCTACACCGAGCCATAAAACTGCTCAGAAAGAACATACTCCCAA AACGCCGCCTTTCAGCTCCTTTGTGGATTCAGAAGGCGAGGATACAGACATGGAGGACACTGAGTCTCCTCAACAATGGGGCAAACCTTCACACGTCACAACAAATAAGCAGGAAGCAGTTCAAATCACTGCAAGAAAATCCAATTTGATCCAGGCGAAGCCAGCTCCAGCTGGTCTTTCATCCTTTAATAGCCAACTTTCTGGTGGTGTGAACAAGACAGCAGCTGTCATGAAGATAGGGAATGACAACCATGATGAGATCTATGAGGATGACTTTTCAgatgtcagtgagctgcaggAGATTGACTCCAGGCAGCTCCAGAGTTTCAAAGACCAGAATGGCAACGTAGAAAAGACATCCTTTGGTAAAG aaaacaaaGTGAGTGAGTTGGCAAGGAAAATTGAGAGTCAGGTTGCAAATAAAGTGTCAAAGAAACCCGTAGGGGGCGTGAGCATCTTGCCAGAGGCCAATGATGAGGTTCACGAGTTCTTG TCTTCAGATCTGGAGGAGAGCAGCGATGACGCCCATTCCTCTTTTGAAGACAGACAAGGAAAATCGAAACCCGCCTACAACTCCGGAACAACGGTGAGGAGTCATGACTCACCTAGCACCAGCGTGTGGGACTCCTCCACAGGAAAAGACACTTCCATAGGAAAGGCTCCAAGATCAG GTTTGACTGAAGCTGGAACGGGGAGCACCTTGAAAAGCAGTCTGTGTTACCTCAGTGACATCTGTGACTCGGAAGATTTTAATAATTAA